The Heyndrickxia acidicola sequence CTGAGCTGGCTATTTCAATCATTTCATTTTTTGTAAGATCCTTGGAAGCAATCATATAATCAACCCCATTTTGCGTCCAGGATAAAGAGTGATCTGTCATCTCCCCAAACGTAAAGCCCAGATCTGCGACATCTCCATTTACCGGCGTTGCATCCACAGCGGCCGTCCGATCAGCTTCTGCTTGTTCTTCAATAAGAGTATAGGATTTATTTTTACCAGTATAAGTAAGAACTGCACGCTTGCCGGTTGCGGTATTGAGCTCTTCTTCATCAATAAGGCTCAAATTATCTATTTTGGATGTCGGATATTTCACCGAGAGACCATTGCTGCTTGGTTTACCTGAAACTGGGACCTCCAGATTTGCACTGGTCATGCTCTTTTTAGTGTCAAAGGCGTTATTATCAAATTTCGCATTGAATTCAACCTTTGTGAAGTCAACTTTCACCAAGACATTTCGGTCTGTATCCATAACCTTTACACTTACAGGGGCAAGAGTCTTTTTATTAAATGCAATCTCCTCGTAAGGAAGCATTTTATTATTTTGATATCTTGTTTTGGTCTCGAATACGTATTCATCTTTTGTTGCTTTAAACTTTGCATTGTGATCATCCAGGATGTCCTTTACCAGTGATTCATAAAGGTATGCCTGACTGCTGTTTTTTGGCCATTCACTTTGAAATTTGTAGCTTTTATTTAATGCCGGAGTTAGTACAAAGACTCCTTCTTTGTTTCGCAGGATCATTTGGCTTTGATCCTTTTGTCCATTTTTCAGGTTTACTTTGTAATAATCCGGCTTATTATGCCAGACATCAATCTCGTATTTCTGAGGTTCATTTCCAACCTGGAGTGTCATATTTGCTTTTGCTTTATACCCTTTTAAATTTGAGAGCTTACTGTTTAAATCATTTACAACTTCCTTCTGCGTTTTTGTTCCGCATGCAGATAATGCAAGAGTGACGGCAATGGCCATAATCAGTATTGACAACTTTCTTTTCATTTTTCCAACCCCTTTATTGTCTCATTTAACGTGATCGGAAAGAGGAAGGCTAACCTTTTATCTATGATTATTGAATGATTCTTTTACTTTCAGGCTTGTTAAAGGAACCTGTTGTTT is a genomic window containing:
- a CDS encoding LolA family protein, with translation MKRKLSILIMAIAVTLALSACGTKTQKEVVNDLNSKLSNLKGYKAKANMTLQVGNEPQKYEIDVWHNKPDYYKVNLKNGQKDQSQMILRNKEGVFVLTPALNKSYKFQSEWPKNSSQAYLYESLVKDILDDHNAKFKATKDEYVFETKTRYQNNKMLPYEEIAFNKKTLAPVSVKVMDTDRNVLVKVDFTKVEFNAKFDNNAFDTKKSMTSANLEVPVSGKPSSNGLSVKYPTSKIDNLSLIDEEELNTATGKRAVLTYTGKNKSYTLIEEQAEADRTAAVDATPVNGDVADLGFTFGEMTDHSLSWTQNGVDYMIASKDLTKNEMIEIASSVQEEPVK